In Notolabrus celidotus isolate fNotCel1 chromosome 22, fNotCel1.pri, whole genome shotgun sequence, one genomic interval encodes:
- the LOC117805883 gene encoding LOW QUALITY PROTEIN: serine/threonine-protein kinase PAK 6 (The sequence of the model RefSeq protein was modified relative to this genomic sequence to represent the inferred CDS: inserted 5 bases in 5 codons; deleted 1 base in 1 codon; substituted 1 base at 1 genomic stop codon), whose product MFRKKKKKRPEISAPKNFEHRVHTSFDAKRGCFVGLPTQWHSLIENLRRPRPMVDPSRITEVELRPKKTIVRGAXSGHGDYIAAMINDMSRLSVTSSNSLRKSSPSARKRAQSLGRXGEVNEGDPYQYEGLTQDEDDDEDACEDPWRERARNIHSETNTPYXGMKKSITLQPXGILPKAKSTYEVSFGSMEGPSHPAQSQNNPMLSHGAYMSGEVGSPQESDMEEKKFQLPXGMPPSQRPIACFYSPAMTVQPPHGDQGTVTTELRPNPPMYMHPQNSPGRPFSSYDLKAESAVRYHSGFLPTGNSSPLVGGIRPQRTVRSSASYTLGLSPNMGLRPNGPDPFLRHSGCPAPPYPRQDSPSQPRPSPTGSLATSPPGTCSPAFRPPQHPSPRPPPDPPKVTHEQFKAALQMVVDKGDPRSYLENFVKIGEGSTGVVCIATEKHSGRQVAVKMMDLRRQQRRELLFNEVVIMRDYQHRNVVEMFKSALVEEELWVIMEYLQGGALTXIVSETRLSEEQIATVCEAVLQALAYLHSQGVIHRDIKSDSILLTLDGRVKLSDFGFCAQISKDIPKRKSLVGTPYWMAPEVISKSPYGTEVDVWSMGIMVVEMVDGEPPYFSETPVAAMKRLRDEPAPTVRNVTQISPVLKDFLDRMLTREPLDRASATDLLEHPFLLQSSSPQCLVPLVEQYRKRMSRC is encoded by the exons ATGTTTcgtaagaagaaaaagaagaggccTGAGATTTCAGCGCCCAAAAACTTTGAGCACCGTGTCCACACATCATTTGACGCCAAACGGGGCTGCTTTGTGGGCCTGCCGACACAATGGCACAGCTTGATAGAGAACCTGCGCAGGCCCAGGCCCATGGTGGACCCATCCAGGATCACAGAAGTGGAACTGAGGCCAAAGAAG ACCATTGTGCGTGGAGCATGATCGGGT CACGGGGACTACATTGCAGCCATGATCAACGACATGAGCCGCCTGTCCGTGACCAGCTCCAACTCTCTGAGGAAGAGCAGCCCCTCGGCCAGGAAGAGGGCACAGTCTCTTGGAC CTGGGGAGGTGAATGAGGGAGACCCTTACCAGTATGAGGGCCTGACccaggatgaagatgatgacgaGGATGCATGTGAAGACCCCTGGAGGGAAAGAGCAAGGAACATCCACAGTGAGACCAACACTCCCT CTGGCATGAAGAAGAGCATCACCCTGCAGC ATGGGATCTTACCAAAGGCCAAATCCACCTATGAAGTCAGCTTTGGCTCCATGGAGGGACCCTCGCATCCGGCTCAGTCCCAGAACAACCCAATGCTGAGCCACGGGGCGTATATGAGCGGGGAGGTGGGCAGCCCTCAGGAGAGTGATATGGAAGAGAAGAAATTTCAGCTTC AGGGGATGCCACCAAGTCAGAGACCCATTGCTTGTTTTTACAGCCCTGCTATGACTGTTCAGCCACCTCATGGAGACCAAGGGACAGTCACCACAGAGCTTAGGCCAAACCCTCCAATGTACATGCACCCACAGAACAGCCCCGGGAGGCCGTTCTCTTCCTATGACCTGAAG GCAGAGTCGGCAGTGAGGTaccactctggcttcctccccaCTGGAAACAGCAGTCCTCTTGTGGGCGGCATCAGACCCCAGCGGACTGTTCGCTCCTCTGCTAGCTACACGCTGGGCTTGTCTCCTAACATGGGACTTAGGCCAAATGGACCTGACCCCTTCCTCAGACACTCTGGGTGCCCAGCCCCTCCCTACCCTCGACAGGACAGCCCCTCCCAGCCTCGCCCCTCCCCTACAGGCTCTCTAGCCACCAGTCCTCCAGGAACTTGCTCTCCTGCTTTTAGACCCCCACAACATCCTTCACCCAGACCACCACCAGACCCCCCTAAAGTGACACATGAGCAGTTCAAAGCAGCCTTGCAGATGGTTGTAGATAAAGGGGATCCTCGGTCTTACCTGGAGAACTTTGTGAAGATCGGGGAGGGCTCAACGGGTGTGGTGTGTATCGCTACAGAGAAGCACAGTGGACGGCAGGTGGCGGTAAAGATGATGGACTTAAGGCGGCAGCAAAGGAGAGAGTTGCTCTTTAACGAG GTGGTCATCATGAGAGACTATCAGCACAGGAACGTTGTGGAGATGTTTAAGTCGGCCctggtggaggaggagctgtGGGTCATCATGGAGTACCTGCAAGGAGGAGCGCTAA ACATTGTATCTGAAACCAG GCTGAGTGAAGAGCAGATTGCCACAGTCTGTGAAGCTGTTTTGCAAGCCCTGGCCTATCTCCATTCACAGGGAGTCATCCACAGAGACATCAAGAGTGACTCCATACTACTTACATTAGACGGAAGA GTCAAGCTTTCAGATTTTGGCTTCTGTGCTCAGATCAGCAAGGACATCCCAAAGAGGAAGTCCTTAGTGGGGACACCCTATTGGATGGCTCCTGAGGTCATCTCTAAATCACCATATGGCACTGAG GTGGATGTTTGGTCAATGGGTATCATGGTGGTGGAGATGGTGGACGGAGAGCCCCCGTACTTCAGTGAAACTCCCGTAGCAGCTATGAAGAGACTGAGGGATGAGCCAGCTCCGACTGTTCGAAATGTTACCCAG